The Arachis hypogaea cultivar Tifrunner chromosome 14, arahy.Tifrunner.gnm2.J5K5, whole genome shotgun sequence genome has a segment encoding these proteins:
- the LOC140178664 gene encoding uncharacterized protein, translated as MVHGPCGPYKKNSPCMKNGSYSKFYPKEFRQRTLIDKAGFSKYRRTDNGQTVKKRECILDNKFIVPYNPELLLKFGCHINVEYTCQTSSIKYLFKYVHKGNDRVTATLYNAGDLLEATQVVDEIRNYYDCRYILVCEAVWRLFGYEIQEKGPFVIRLPFHLEDEQPVVYGETSNVNDIVERAISHKSIFLGWMAVNMSYPYARSMTYAEFPTKFVWKDDSSKWFSRKKGFAKVDSCTCR; from the coding sequence ATGGTACATGGTCCATGTGGTCCGTACAAGAAGAATTCACCTTGCATGAAGAATGGATCCTATTCAAAGTTCTATCCTAAAGAGTTTAGACAACGAACACTTATTGACAAGGCCGGATTTTCCAAATATAGGCGTACTGATAACGGTCAAACAGTGAAGAAAAGAGAATGTATACTAGATAATAAGTTCATTGTTCCGTATAATCCAGAATTGTTGCTCAAGTTTGGGTGCCACATAAATGTGGAATACACATGCCAAACAAGTTCTATTAAGTATCTGTTTAAGTATGTACACAAGGGTAATGACCGCGTAACAGCTACTCTATACAATGCGGGTGATCTGTTAGAAGCCACACAAGTTGTTGACGAAATTAGGAATTACTACGATTGTAGGTACATTTTGGTATGTGAGGCAGTCTGGCGCCTATTTGGATACGAAATCCAAGAGAAAGGACCATTTGTGATTAGACTTCCATTCCATTTGGAGGATGAGCAACCTGTGGTTTATGGTGAAACTTCTAATGTGAATGATATCGTCGAAAGAGCAATATCTCATAAGTCCATATTTTTGGGATGGATGGCAGTGAACATGTCATATCCCTATGCTCGAAGTATGACTTATGCTGAGTTTCCAACCAAGTTTGTTTGGAAGGACGATTCTTCAAAGTGGTTTTCTCGAAAAAAAGGCTTCGCGAAGGTTGACTCATGTACCTGCAGGTAA